One genomic window of Luteitalea pratensis includes the following:
- a CDS encoding type II toxin-antitoxin system HicA family toxin — MRRHVGRIRRTWERVINGEADANLDFDDVITLLMALGFRQRVRGSHHALMRPKLDRPLTLQRAGNKAKPYQVRQVRAVILAYNLDLEV; from the coding sequence GTGCGACGCCACGTGGGCCGCATCCGCCGAACGTGGGAACGAGTGATCAACGGCGAGGCGGACGCGAATCTCGACTTCGATGACGTGATTACCCTGCTGATGGCATTGGGGTTCCGTCAGCGCGTCCGCGGGAGCCACCATGCCCTGATGAGACCGAAACTGGATCGCCCACTGACGCTACAACGGGCCGGCAACAAGGCCAAACCCTACCAGGTGCGGCAGGTTCGTGCGGTCATCCTCGCGTACAATCTCGATCTCGAGGTCTGA
- a CDS encoding type II toxin-antitoxin system Phd/YefM family antitoxin — protein sequence MEDMRAVGLKVLKNKLSEYVRLAANGERILVTDRDRVVAELIAPESHRSEYVHDALLAEAVRAGIVTPPVSRSAEPPPRKPLMTTEELLRQLDESRADR from the coding sequence ATGGAGGACATGCGAGCCGTGGGGCTGAAAGTGCTGAAAAACAAGCTGAGCGAATACGTACGGCTGGCCGCCAACGGCGAGCGGATTCTCGTGACCGACCGCGACCGCGTGGTCGCCGAGTTGATCGCGCCGGAGTCGCATCGGAGCGAGTACGTGCATGACGCGCTGCTGGCCGAGGCCGTCCGTGCCGGTATCGTCACGCCACCGGTCTCGCGCTCCGCGGAGCCACCGCCGCGGAAACCGTTGATGACAACCGAGGAGTTGCTGCGCCAGCTGGACGAGTCCCGGGCGGACCGTTGA
- a CDS encoding type II toxin-antitoxin system HicB family antitoxin, which translates to MHRYELIVFWSAEDAVFVVRVPELLGCMAHGSTPVEAVESAQTAIDLWLEAARAAGMAIPPAAGRPNVDFPELTAGSPATRS; encoded by the coding sequence ATGCACAGGTACGAACTGATCGTCTTCTGGAGTGCTGAAGACGCTGTTTTCGTCGTCCGAGTGCCTGAACTTCTAGGGTGCATGGCGCACGGAAGCACGCCGGTCGAGGCCGTCGAGTCGGCGCAGACGGCCATCGACCTTTGGCTCGAGGCAGCCCGCGCCGCAGGGATGGCCATCCCGCCCGCAGCCGGACGCCCGAACGTGGACTTTCCCGAGTTGACCGCCGGAAGTCCGGCAACACGCAGCTGA
- a CDS encoding PIN domain-containing protein — translation MIYVDTSVLLAHLLDEQRQPPASLWSESLVTSRLTHFETWVNLHARGLGTSHAEAAREVLARLGVVEMHPLATQRALEPFPLVVRTLDALHLSAIEYLRSQRQQVALATYDMRLASAAQALDISLAFSPDE, via the coding sequence TTGATCTACGTCGACACGTCGGTGCTGCTGGCTCACCTGCTCGACGAGCAGCGACAGCCTCCCGCGTCACTGTGGAGCGAATCCCTCGTCACCAGCCGCCTCACACACTTCGAGACGTGGGTGAACCTCCATGCGCGCGGCCTTGGAACCAGTCACGCCGAGGCCGCCCGTGAGGTCCTCGCACGTCTGGGCGTTGTCGAAATGCACCCTCTCGCGACGCAGCGGGCCCTCGAGCCCTTTCCACTCGTCGTCCGCACGCTCGACGCGCTGCACCTGAGTGCAATCGAGTATCTACGGAGCCAGCGCCAGCAGGTCGCGTTGGCGACCTACGACATGCGCCTCGCGAGCGCAGCCCAGGCGCTCGACATTTCGCTCGCGTTCTCGCCGGACGAGTAG